CCTCAGATCCAACTCTTGACTTTTTGATGCAACATGGAATAAGTTCAATGCCAAAATCTGTAGTATATGGTTACACTGCTTCTGGCTATGGTTTTGTTCAAGACATGCCCTATGCTTTCATACATGAGTTTACTAGAACCTCTATGGCTGGCAAGATCCGACGTTTCAAGCATGGTTACATGAGTCTGTGGGATAAACTTAGTCAGTCATTACCATTTGAAGTTCTTTGTGGCACGGAGGTTCTCAGAGTCAAGCGTAACAACTGTGTCGCAAGTGTAATTATCAAGAACAACAATGATGATGTAGAAGTTAGGGAGTTTGACAAAATTATATTGTCAGGGGCTCTTCCTTTCAAAAATGGGAAAACATATCGTTCTTTAAGTATGACTGGTAAGTATGATTTAAATTCACCTTTTGTTTGATTGAAGCTGGTACTCCAGCCATCTGAATATATATGCTATTTATCAGATGGAGAAAATGAAGTGGTAGAACTGAATGATCTTGAAAGAGAGCTATTCAGTAAGGTACAGACAATTGACTACTATActactgttgttaagattgaaggATTTGAGCACATACCAAAGGGCTTTTTCTACTTCGGGGAATACATGGAGGATCCAACAACAGTAGGACATCCAGTGGCAATGCAAAGATTCTTTGCTGACACAAATATTTTCTTGTTCTGGTCTTATGGAAATTCAGCGGACATCAAGGAGTCATATGTGGCTAAATGTGTAACCAATGTTGTGACATCTATGGGAGGAACTGTCCAGAGAGTGCTTTTACAGCGACGATTTAAATATTTCCCTCATGTCAGCAGTGAAGGTATAGGTTGGCAGGGTTGCCTCTGATTATCAAGTAATTCAATTATGCATTCCAACAATAATGATTCTCTGCATTGCAGACATGAAAAATGGATTCTACGAGAAGGTGGAGTCTCAGCTGCAAGGTTTTCAGAACACTTACTTTGTTGGAGGCCTGCTAGCGTTTGAGCTAACTGAAAGAAATGCATTTTACTCCATTTCATCTGTTTGTAAACACTTTGCCATTGCCAGTGAGCTACCAAAGGTTCCTTATGTTAAGGTGAGCCACGAAATACTGTCCTGACTCCTGATATACTTCAAGTATTATTTGAACTTATATTACCCAAAGGAATTATGCTTATGTTTGTCAATACTTAATACTTGTTTATGCAGAGACTTTTCCCCCTATCCAAAGGAATTCCTTCACCTCCTAGAGATATTGGTGAACTTGAAGGGGTTGAATTCCCCCATCTTCCATCCCTGGATGGATATTTACAATACTGGGGAACTCATAGAGTCACCGCAGAGAAGTTTATCTACACTTGGATCAATGAAGAAGGGAAGATCATGAATCGTAGAACCTACCAGGAGCTTCATGATAATGTATCTTACATTGCATATAAGCTATTGACAAGCACAAAGCCTATTATCAAGCCTGGTGATAGAGTTCTCCTTATTCATCTACCTGGTTTGGAGTTTGTTGATGCATTCTTTGGATGCATCAGAGCAGGAGTTATACCAGTACCAGTTTTGCCCCCTGACCCAATGCAAAGGGGTGGGCAAGCGCTTCTGAAAGTTGAGAATGTTTCTAAGGTGTGCAATGCTGTGGCAATTCTATCCACCTCTTCATACCATGCTGCTGTACGTGCAGGCTATATCAAGAATATTGTCACTCTAACGAAGAGTGCTCAGAAATGCTCAGCTCAGTGGCCTGACCTCCCATGGATTCACACTGACTCATGGATTAAGAACTATCGACGAAGTCCAGGCAGCTTCAACTCAGAAAGTGTTGTGCCTATGATTACCAAGCCCCAACCAAGTGAGTTATGCTTTCTACAATTCACTTCAGGTTCCACTGGTGATGCCAAGGGTGTGATGATAACACATGGTGGACTAATCCACAAtgtgaagatgatgaagaagcgaTATAGAAGTACTTCAAAAACTGTCCTTATCAGTTGGCTTCCACAATACCATGACATGGGTCTAATAGGGGGTCTTTTCACTACTCTTGTAAGTGGAGGAACTTCCATTCTATTTTCACCAATGACATTTATCAGAAACCCCCTTATATGGCTCAAAACAATAAGTGACTACCATGGAACACACAGTGCAGGGCCAAACTTTGCATTTGAATTGGTTATAAGACGGCTTGAGACTGAGAAGAACAAAATGTATGACCTCTCTTCAATGGTCTTTCTCATGATTGCCGCAGAGCCAGTAAGGCAAAAAACTGTCAAAAGGTTCATAGAGTTGACTCAACCTTTGGGCTTTTCTGAAGGTGTACTTGCTCCTGGATATGGCCTGGCTGAGAACTGTGTCTATGTTAGCTGTGCTTTTGGTGAATGCAAGCCCATTTTTATAGACTGGCAGGGAAGAATTTGTTGTGGGTATGTTGATACAAATGATACAGATGTTGTGATCAGAATTGTTGATCCGGACTATTTGACAGAGCATCAAGAGGATGGTGCTGAGGGTGAGATATGGATCAGCAGTTCTAGTTCTGGAGTTGGTTATTGGAACAATAAGGAAACAAGCCAGAGAACCTTTTGCAATTGGCTCAAGAATTACCCTAACATAAAGTTTACAAGGACTGGTGATTTAGGACGGATCATTGATGGTAAACTTTTTATTACAGGAAGGATCAAAGATCTTATCATTGTTGCTGGTAGAAATATTTATTCTGCAGATGTAGAGAAGACAGTGGAATGTTCTTCTGATGTTCTTCGACCAGGCTGTTGTGCTGTTGTTGGTGTTCCTGAGGATGTTTTAACCCAGAAAGGCATCTCAATCCCTGATTCTTCTGATCAGGTTGGGCTTGTCGTGATCGCTGAGGTTAGGGAGGGTAAAGTAATCTCTGAAGAGATCGTAGACAGTATCAGAACACGTGTAGCGGAGGAGCATGGTGTAACTATTGCATCTGTCAAGCTTATCAAGCCTAGAACCATATCCAAGACAACATCTGGGAAAATACGGAGATTTGAATGCATGAAGCAATTTGTCGATAATACTCTTAGCTTGGCAAGTGGTAGTCGTATATCTAATAAGAAGTCTCTTTTTCGGTCTCTCACTACAGGAACTGGCATGGACATCAGGAGACCTTTCTTGAAGCACACTGTTGATCCTACCATTCGCCCTCAGCCTAGAAGCAAAGTGAAAAATCTCATGGAGATTATTGAGTTTTTAATGCAGTTAGTATCTGATCAAAAAGGTATTTCAAAGGATAAAATTTCCCCAAATGACAGCCTACCTTCTTATGGCTTTGACTCAATTGCAGTGGTCCGAGCAGCACAAAAGCTCTCAGATTTTCTTGGTACACCTGTTGGAGCAATCGACATCTTTACTGCAAGCAGCATTTCAGAGCTTGCTAATTCCTTGGAGAATCTGGTGCATAAGTCGCAACCACAGCTGGCACCTCAACCTAGAAGCAAAGTGAAAAGGTCCAGTGACATTATTGAGTTTCTAACAGAGATAGTATCAGATCAAGCAGGCGTTCCAAAGGACAAAATTTCTCCAACTGATAGTCTACCTTCttatggttttgattcaattgcaGTGGTCCGAGCTGCCCAGAAGCTCTCAGATTTTCTTGGTATTCCTGTTGGAGCCATTGACATTTTTACAGCAAGTTGTATTGCTGATCTTGCCAGTTTTTTGGAGAATTTGGTGCTCAAGTCACAACCACAGTTAAAACCTGATGTATCTCACTCCGCTGAAGATGAGAATCTAGTTATCACAGATGCCACTGATTTAGATCTTAGCGTGTTTGCTACTGGGATCCTCCAACTCCTGGCTCTTACTTATGTATGTTTTATCCTGTTACTTCCAGCATATCTCGCAAGCTCGATGTACAAGAGCATGATATCTTCAGTCAGTCTAGTGAAATCATCACTACTGAGCTATCTTAGTTCTTTGGTCTTGGCACCTGTTGCATGGATCTGCTATGCCTTGTTCACTTCATTATCCCTGTCTACCTTGGGGAAGCCATTCCTTCAGCCAAATTATATTCTAACCCCTGATATTTCAATATGGTCAGTTGACTTTGTGAAATGGTGGGCATTAAACAAGGCTCAATCATTAGCAGCAAAGATGCTAGCTGTGCATCTAAAGGGCACAATCTTCTTGAATTATTGGTTCAAGATGCAAGGAGCTCGGATTGGTTCACATGTCGTCATTGATACAGTAGACATCACGGACCCATCCTTACTAGCAGTCGCAGATGGTGCAGTGATCGCAGAAGGTGTTCTCATTCAGAGCCATGAAGTCCGTAATGAAGTGCTGAGTTTCAGGCATGTCAAGATTGGTCGGAAGGCATCAGTTGGCCCTTATGCGGTGATCCAGAAGGGAACTGTTGTGCATGGTGGCGTTGTCATTCCACCGTTGCAAAAAACTGAGCAAGGGAAATCAGCATATCCTCCTAGCGGAGCTTCTGCTTACACGAAGGTAGCCAGAAATATTTGAATTTATACACTAAGTTCTTGTGCTAATCACCTAAGATCttaaaacaaatagaacttgagtTGATCATTTCTAGGCTTTGAAGTTAGTGAGCTACAGATATACACCTACATACATAGACTTGTGAACCTTCATTCACCTTTTTGTTCATTGATGAAGTTACTGGCAATTGAGTTGCCTACCGTCCAGCGTCCAGTACTACAATTAGAGGCAATATTTTTGAGACATAGGAAGCGACAGGGAAAAAAATACCACGGATGCCAGGCCATAGaaatgatttgttttccctctgttTTTCTCAGTTCATCATCTGATGATATTGGAAATTCCCATTTGCACGTTGGAAATATGCTTTGTCATTTTGCAGCAGTACCCTCATATTTATGTAATGATATATTGTACAACTAAAGAATGTTTTTGTTGTGTTATCATTTGAATTTTGACCGTCTACTCTTTTTTTCAGGACGAAGAAGGGACAGCAAACATAGCATTTGAACACCTCGTTAGCATCTATGCAGTTGGCTTCTTGGGTGCTTTGTCGGGTGCAACAGTCTTCATGTTGTACACCCGCTTTTCAGGCACGACGGCTTCGCTTCAGCACTTCTCCTTTGCATGCGTTGCTGGTGCCTTCCATTGGTTGCCAGCTGTCCTTGCCGCTTATGCCGTGATTGTCCGGGAGACAAAGACAACCAAGAGCCCAGTGGAATTTGCTCTCTTCATTGCCTTCGCCTACTTAAGTTATGGGATCATCGTTAGTCTTCTCGCCAGTGTCACCAACAAAGCTCTGGCTACAAGGTCAGGGACCAAGAAGAAGGATGTAGCACGTTTGATCCAGCAGCGCATAACCATCGCTGCACACCTCAGAtttgcaaagatgatatccgGTACAGAAGCCTTTTGCATGTACTTGAGGCTTCTTGGAGCAAAGATTGGCAGGCATTGCTCCATCCGAGCCATCAACCCGGTGGCAGATCCTCAGCTGATCAGCATCGGTGATGGGGTCCATCTAGGTGATTTCTGCAACATTGTTCCAGGATTCTACTCAAAGGGGTTTACCAGTGCAGAGATAAAGGTCCGGGACAACACTGTGGTTGGCAGTGGCAGCTTGCTCCTTCCTGGCTCCGTCCTCCAAGAGAATGTCATCCTGGGAGCACTGTCTGTCGCCCCACAGGGTTCGGTTCTCCTTCAAGGTGGCGTCTATGTCGGGGCGCAGTCTCTGACCTTGGTGAAGAACACATTGCTCGCAGAAGATGAACGGATTGTGGAGATGGACCCGATGTATAAGAAGATTGTTGGGAACCTTGCCGCGAACCTGGCCATCACTACCATGAACGTCAAATCAAGATACTTCCACCGCACTGGCGTCAGCGGGCGGGGGGTCCTGAGGATGTACCAAGACATACCTTCGCTGACTGAGCACAAGATATTTGGCGCTGGAAAGTCTTTCCCGGTGATTGTCCGGCACAGCAACAGCCTCAGCGCAGATGACGACGCCaggctcgacgctcgtggcgcagCAGTGCGGATCCTCTCGGATGATGGCGAGGTGCCTCTTCTTGACCTCACACTGAAGAGCGGCAAGGCGTTTTACGCGCGCAcaatcgccgacttcgccacctggCTTGTCTGTGGCCTGCCGGCGAGGGAAGACCAAGTGAAGCGTGCACCGCACATCCGCGACGCCGTCTGGGGCTCGTTACGGAACACCGATTCGTACACCAAGCTCCATTACTACTCCAACATATGCCGGCT
This portion of the Zea mays cultivar B73 chromosome 2, Zm-B73-REFERENCE-NAM-5.0, whole genome shotgun sequence genome encodes:
- the LOC103646324 gene encoding uncharacterized protein; the protein is MDPGKSIDDKFSKLHPSFPVDTRIGIVGAGPSGLSAAYALAKLGYHNVTVFERCHNVSGMCESIDIEGRTYDLGGQVIAANSAPVITHLAKELGSEFEDMDTHKLALIDSQTGNIRDLEVAEDYVSMVSLTLKLQDEANRSGGVGIHAVSGLASDPTLDFLMQHGISSMPKSVVYGYTASGYGFVQDMPYAFIHEFTRTSMAGKIRRFKHGYMSLWDKLSQSLPFEVLCGTEVLRVKRNNCVASVIIKNNNDDVEVREFDKIILSGALPFKNGKTYRSLSMTDGENEVVELNDLERELFSKVQTIDYYTTVVKIEGFEHIPKGFFYFGEYMEDPTTVGHPVAMQRFFADTNIFLFWSYGNSADIKESYVAKCVTNVVTSMGGTVQRVLLQRRFKYFPHVSSEDMKNGFYEKVESQLQGFQNTYFVGGLLAFELTERNAFYSISSVCKHFAIASELPKVPYVKRLFPLSKGIPSPPRDIGELEGVEFPHLPSLDGYLQYWGTHRVTAEKFIYTWINEEGKIMNRRTYQELHDNVSYIAYKLLTSTKPIIKPGDRVLLIHLPGLEFVDAFFGCIRAGVIPVPVLPPDPMQRGGQALLKVENVSKVCNAVAILSTSSYHAAVRAGYIKNIVTLTKSAQKCSAQWPDLPWIHTDSWIKNYRRSPGSFNSESVVPMITKPQPSELCFLQFTSGSTGDAKGVMITHGGLIHNVKMMKKRYRSTSKTVLISWLPQYHDMGLIGGLFTTLVSGGTSILFSPMTFIRNPLIWLKTISDYHGTHSAGPNFAFELVIRRLETEKNKMYDLSSMVFLMIAAEPVRQKTVKRFIELTQPLGFSEGVLAPGYGLAENCVYVSCAFGECKPIFIDWQGRICCGYVDTNDTDVVIRIVDPDYLTEHQEDGAEGEIWISSSSSGVGYWNNKETSQRTFCNWLKNYPNIKFTRTGDLGRIIDGKLFITGRIKDLIIVAGRNIYSADVEKTVECSSDVLRPGCCAVVGVPEDVLTQKGISIPDSSDQVGLVVIAEVREGKVISEEIVDSIRTRVAEEHGVTIASVKLIKPRTISKTTSGKIRRFECMKQFVDNTLSLASGSRISNKKSLFRSLTTGTGMDIRRPFLKHTVDPTIRPQPRSKVKNLMEIIEFLMQLVSDQKGISKDKISPNDSLPSYGFDSIAVVRAAQKLSDFLGTPVGAIDIFTASSISELANSLENLVHKSQPQLAPQPRSKVKRSSDIIEFLTEIVSDQAGVPKDKISPTDSLPSYGFDSIAVVRAAQKLSDFLGIPVGAIDIFTASCIADLASFLENLVLKSQPQLKPDVSHSAEDENLVITDATDLDLSVFATGILQLLALTYVCFILLLPAYLASSMYKSMISSVSLVKSSLLSYLSSLVLAPVAWICYALFTSLSLSTLGKPFLQPNYILTPDISIWSVDFVKWWALNKAQSLAAKMLAVHLKGTIFLNYWFKMQGARIGSHVVIDTVDITDPSLLAVADGAVIAEGVLIQSHEVRNEVLSFRHVKIGRKASVGPYAVIQKGTVVHGGVVIPPLQKTEQGKSAYPPSGASAYTKDEEGTANIAFEHLVSIYAVGFLGALSGATVFMLYTRFSGTTASLQHFSFACVAGAFHWLPAVLAAYAVIVRETKTTKSPVEFALFIAFAYLSYGIIVSLLASVTNKALATRSGTKKKDVARLIQQRITIAAHLRFAKMISGTEAFCMYLRLLGAKIGRHCSIRAINPVADPQLISIGDGVHLGDFCNIVPGFYSKGFTSAEIKVRDNTVVGSGSLLLPGSVLQENVILGALSVAPQGSVLLQGGVYVGAQSLTLVKNTLLAEDERIVEMDPMYKKIVGNLAANLAITTMNVKSRYFHRTGVSGRGVLRMYQDIPSLTEHKIFGAGKSFPVIVRHSNSLSADDDARLDARGAAVRILSDDGEVPLLDLTLKSGKAFYARTIADFATWLVCGLPAREDQVKRAPHIRDAVWGSLRNTDSYTKLHYYSNICRLLRFEDGRQMYAKFKLRPADQAISEDSGQVVPRGILPPETGAIPRDEGDTRPLLFLADDFRRKVESPEGVRYVFQLQLRDVPADSATREIALDCTRPWDEDEFPYIEVGEISIGSNLSAEETEKLEFNPFLRCQEVDVISATSCKQSASIDHGRSLVYEICQRVRNGEPLPASWRAFLEQSDTKIDLSGCPVIAAKRSSPDVRQATKVTLARTWYQALWATLCQPLLQTLVPYFVVGLVIFLPLRGLLATMAAGVPLYWTLPIFWATSGVAAMGACAAAKWALVGRRADGDTVHIWAPPVFLDTVWQAVRTATEEYFAELTPGSVLFAWWMRAMGASVAVSDGVYVDSTGALLNPEMVHLERGASVGRDALLFGHVYEGEGGEVKFGRVHVGEDGFVGSRAVAMPGVRVDDGGCLGALRLAMKEEIVMNRT